The genomic stretch CGAACAAGGAGGACGATTGTCAAGGCGGTTAAGCAGAGAAGCAGTAAATAAAGCCAGCGGGTATGTACTCCTCTAAGGTGGGTATATTCCTCATCAAAGCAGAGAGCAACCAGTTTATTATAAAAAATACCGACCACGGAGAGGATAACGAGATCAAGCGCGATAACAAAGTAGACATCTTCTTTACTTATGAGCAGGATATTACCGAAGAGATAGGACATTGGGTCAAAATAGCCTGGGGTTATGGCTATGAAAAGAAAACCGATGGACATACCGCCTGCCCAGAGTGCCCCGATAACGGAATCTTCCCGTTGACCAGTATTTTTGCTTACCTGTGCCAGGATCACGGCGGCCAGCAGGGAAACGATAAGAGCCCCTCGGGCAGGGGTTATCCAGGGAATGCCGACCACGTTTTGGAGGTATAAGCCTCCTCCGATGCCTGCCAGGACACAATGGGAAATGGCTCCGGCAATATAGGAGATCCGCCGGACAACGACAAAGGTACCGATAATACCGAAGGAAACAGAGGCCAGTAGACCGGTAATCAGGGCGTAACGGAGAAAGGGCAGGTCAGGATCAAAGAGTGCGGCCCACAGTTCAGTCATGCTCGTGTCCTCCGGTACCGCAACGATGGTCATGGCGAATCATACGTAAATCACCGCCGTACATGTCGCGGAGCAGCTCACCGGTCAGCTCGCTGGTCGGGTGGACATAGACCTGGTTATTAACGCAGATCACTCGTTGAAAAAAACTGGGGGATACGCCTATTTCATGGGTCACCATGAGGATGATCATATTTTTATTGAGTTCAGCCAGCAGCGTAAAGAGCTGTTCTTCTGAGCGGTTATCCAGGCTGGCGGTTGGCTCGTCAAGGATGAGGATATCGCCTTCCGCAGCCAAGGCGCGGGCAATGAGCACTCGCTGTCGTTGCCCTCCAGAGAGAGCGGAAAAAGAGCGTTGGGTCAGGTGAGCCAGATTGACGGCATGCAGGGCCTCCAGGGCAACTTCCTTGTCATGACGGGTATAACGACCGCTAAGGGAGTTGCCGATTCGTCCCATGCAAACCACCTCCAGGACAGAGATGGGGAAATTGGGATCATAGCGGGCATGCTGAGGGACATAACTTATCCGGGTGCGCTCCTGCTCCGGCTGGTTGCCATAGACGAGGACAGTGCCCTGGTTCGGACTCACCAGGCCGAGGATTACTTTAATCAGCGTGGTCTTGCCGCCGCCGTTGGGTCCGACAATAGAAGCGGAATCCCCAGGGAAAATATCCAGATGAACATCGGTGAGTACCGGAATGTCATCATACGAATAACTGAGGTCTCTGATCTGGACAGCAGCATTTTTCATGGGGAATATCTCTTCGGCCCCTATCGGGGCACGAGCGCAGTTTGTATGGCCTTGGCCATTTGCCTGAGGTTCTGTTCGATATCTTCCGCCAAAGGATCCAGTCCTGCAAGCGTACCCTTGATAGCTTGGGCCACGGTCTGGGCATTTCTCCGGTCAAATTGGGGTTGGACAAAGAGAATTTTGACCTTGTCCGCCTTTGCCTTTTTAACCAGGGCATAGAGCTGCTTGGGCGAAGGGGCCTTTCCTTCGATTTCCACCGCCTCTTGATGCAGGCCGTAGGCATGGGCAAAATAACCGAATGCAGGATGAAAAACGAAAAAGGTTGCGCCTTGGAACGGGGCGAGCTGTTGCCCCAGTTCTTGATGGAGCAGGGTTAACCGTTCTTTGAGGGCTTGAAGATTCTGTTGATAGGCAGCAGCATGTTTTGGATCTGCTGTTGTCAGAGCCTCTGTCATGGCCGAGGCCATTTTTTCTACATTACGTGGATCGAGCCAGAGATGCGGGTCTGCATGTTCCTGGGGCTGCTCTGTTTCCTCATGTCCGTGTCGGTCATGTTTTTCATGATCTGCTTCATGGTGATGGGCTACCATAGGAATTTTTTTGATGCCCGTTGTCACGTCAATGAGCCGGAGGACGGTGTCTTTATTTTTATGACTGTTTATTTTTCGCGCGATTTCCTGTTCAAAGGGCATTCCCACTGTAAAATAGAGGCGGGAGCGAAATAAGGCGGTCATTTTTTCTGGGCTTGGCTGGTAGGTATGCGGCTCCTGTCCCTTATCCAACAGAACCTGGGTACTGACGAAATCACCACCCAGTTGCTCAACTATCCATTTTTGCGGGCCAATGGAGACAAAGACGGGCAAGGGTACGGTCTTTGCCGGAAGATTTGCCGGAAGCATTGCGGTTGAGAGCAGGAAGAAACAACTCAGAAAAAAAAATGTACGTGCTTTTGCTTGCATTCTATCGGAGGGGAAACGAGTTCAGCCTGTATGTAAAAGGCAATAATAATATGATTATTCAGGGGATAGACAAATTTTGACAGGTAGTAAAGAAAATTATACCTTAAAAAAGAGGGTATGTCACGGTTATGTCAATTTTTGTGAATCGTGCTCAGCTTGCAAGGCCTGCGCAACAAACTTTCTGATAGCCGCCGGGCCGAGAAAGAATTTACTCAGCCTCTGCTCTCCGGCCTGCAAGGTCGGGATCATTATAATCCTTTGTTGCAAGGCCTTTCCCGGATTGGTCAGGATATCCACCGACGGAACCTTGAGCTCGGGAAATTCCCGTTGGAGTTCGGTCAGCAGCTGGCGGACCAGTAGGCAGCGCGGTCAGAGGGCTGAGGTGTAAAAGATAATGCCGGTATCAGGTTTCTTCATCAGGTGGAGGCTCGGGTTCAGGAGAACGGGTAAGGTCAGCGACCGGGTTCGGACCGGGGTCTGGATCTGTTTCGTCCGTTTCAAAATCCCTGTCAAAATGCAAGGTACGCTGGGGAAAGGGTATCTCAATTCCCTTCTCTTTAAAAGCGATATGGATCATCTTGAGCAGATGATGGGTTTGCAGCCCCCGCTGAGCAGGTTCTTCCACCCAAACCAGAAGCTGGAGAAAAATGGATGATTCACCGAAGCTGCGCACTCTTACCCTTGGTTCCGGCTTTTTTTCCAGGGCATGATGCTCCTCTGCAACCTGAAGCAGGGTTTTTTCCACCGTTCGTAGGTTGCTGTCGTAACTTACGTTGATATCAATACGGATTCGAAAGCTGACTTCCGGGGCGGATTGATTGATGATCTTGGTGGTGGACATGATGGAATTGGGTACCGTGATCATCACGTCATCCCTGGTTTTGAGTTTGGTAGAACGAATGCCTAGCTCCGTCACTTCGCCCCGTTCTCCGGTTCCGAGGATAATATAATCTCCTACTTTATAGGCGGCATCGGTGAACAGAGCAATGCCGCCGAAGAAATTGGCCAGGGTGTCCTTGGCAGCCAAGGCAATGGCGATACCGACAATACCGGCTGAAGCGAACAGGGGGGTCAGATTGACTTCCCAGATAATCAGCGCCCAGATGATCCCGATAAAGAGGAGGATGATCCGCGAGATGTTCTTCAGCATGTAGAACCTGGTCTTGTCGAACTTCCGCAGAGCCCATTGGGTATTATTCTCATTCATGACCGTAATCTCCCGAATCAGGGAGACCCACCAGACCGCTAGAATCAGGGTTTTGATCACGTTGGGAAGAACGGTGTCCCAGGGCGACGGAAATGTCGGTTCCAGGAGAGCGGCGTGAAGGAGGCCGAGGAGAAGAACAGACAGGACCGACGGACGACGGATGAAGCGAGCAAAATGTTCATCCACATCAAAGCTGGTTCGGGTGGCAACCGGAAGTAGAATTCTGCTGATAATAATATCAGCCGCCTTGCTCAGAATGATATAAAAGCAGATAACAGTGAAGCGTTGCCCGAACTGATATTGGCCGAGGTCAGGCAGGGTGGTGCTGAACCAGTGCGTGAAGGCTTGGGGCAGGATACTGACGTCCATAGTTTTTTTTGTAAAAGATCAGGCGGATTGTTTCGAGGATAAGGGCTCGGCTTCTTCAATGATCATGATGGGGATACCATTACGAACTGCATAAGAGAGTTGGCAAGTATGGCAGAGCAGGGCTTTTTTGTCTTTGCTGAGCTCTATTTTGCCTTTGCATTGAGGGCAGGCGAGGATTTCAAGGAGTTCTTTTTTCATATTTTTTTTGGATGGTTCTCTTGATCGGTAGAGCAGGATCAGCCGGGTCACCGGATGTTGTTTTGCCGGAGTTACTGAAGCCGCGTAACGTAGTATAATATGGATTTCATGATGCGTTCTCGTATCAGCAGTGTTAAGATTACGAGAATGCGATATTGTACCAGAAAAAAGAGTTACTGACAGCAAAACAACAAGAGGAACCGGAGAAAAGATGAAAAAACGTATACCGGTAGATCAGGCCGTCGGTATGGTGCTGCCCCATGATATCACGGAGATTGTCCAGGGGGAATTTAAAGGATGTGCCTTTAAGAAAGGCCATATTCTCCGTCTTGAGGATGTGGAACATCTGCGCCGACTGGGCAAGGAACATATTTACGCCCTGGAGCTTTCAGAAGGGGATATCCATGAAAACGAGGCAGCCCGTTTGCTGGCTGCTGCTCTTGCCGGAGAGGGCGTGGAGTATTCAGATAAGGTGAATGAAGGTAAGGCTTCGCTTCGGGCCTCCTATGACGGCCTGCTCAAGATTGAGAAAGAGGCTCTGTATCGTTTCAACCTGCTGGGCGAGATCATGTGCTCCACCTTGCATACCGATACCCCGGTGAAAAAAGGGGAGCAGGTCGCTGCCACCCGCCTGATTCCTCTGGTGGGGGAACGCTCCTTGATTGAAGAGGCTGTGGCCATTGCTACGTCTGTCGAGCCTACCAAAGCTGGAAAGAAGGTCGTCCGGGTTTTGCCGCTGAAAAAGGTCAAGGCCGGACTGGTAGTCACTGGCAGTGAGGTCTATTACGGCAGGATTGAGGATAAATTCGAAGCAGTGCTGCGGGAGAAGATGACAGAGCTGGGCTCGGAAGTGGTGCGGGTGGGCTTTGCCCCGGATGATGCAAGCCGCATTGCCGAAGAAATCCGTCTTTGCCTGGAAGCCGGGGCTGATCTGATTATCACCTCCGGGGGAATGTCTGTGGATCCAGACGATGTGACCCGAACCGGTATCCGCGAGGCTGGGGCTGTTGATACGGTGTACGGTACACCGGTCCTGCCCGGTGCCATGTTTCTTGTGGGTCGGATAGGAGATGTGCCGATTTTTGGCCTGCCTGCCTGCGGTATGTTTCATAAAATAACCGTGTTTGATCTGATCCTTCCTCGTATTCTCACCGGTGAATCCATCGGTCGGGAGCAGTTTGCCGCCATGGGCCACGGAGGCCTTTGCCGTAATTGTAAACATTGCCAGTACCCGGTCTGTAATTTCGGTAAATAACCCCTGGTATATTACTGCGGTCTTGTGTAATATCGTATTGTTGGTATATTGTATGTAGTAGGGACACGGCGTGCCCCTACCTTCCTGACAACAAGACACCATTCCCGTTTATCTTTCTTCTGTAAGAGACTGCCATGAGCCTTTGCCCTATCAAATGCCCGATGAAACTTGTCGCCCTTTGTCTGCTGTTATTTTCTGTTTTTACTGCTGAAACCTTTGCTGCCTCCCTTGATACCGGCTTCGGAGATAACGGGAAGGTTGCTGTGGATCTCGGATCATACGGTGACCAGGCCAATGCAGTGCTTGTTCAGCCTGACGGTAAAATCTTGGTGGGTGGGTCCACCTCCAATACTATTGATTTGGATTTTATGGTTTTTCGGCTCCGTGCTGATGGGTCCTTTGATACAGAATTTAATATTGACGGTACCGTCTCCACAGCAGTTGGGTCCCATGATGATGAGGTCTTTGCCCTGGCCCTTCAGGAGAACGGCAAGATCCTCGCGGCAGGGTACAGCAGCAATAACGGAAGTCGGGATTTTGCAGTGGCTCGTTATAATATTGACGGTTCGCTTGACCGGAAATTCGGTCTGGAAGGGATGGTGGTGACTGCGGTCAGCGATTCTGATGACGAGATCACCGGTATTGCCGTGCAACCGGACGGTAAGATCCTGATGACCGGGACCGCCTTGGGCGACGAAGGACGGGTGGTGGTTCTGTCCCGCTACCAGAGCAACGGAACACCGGATCATACCTTTGCCGATGAGGGCTTCACTCTCAGTGCTGTGGGCACGGATGCCCGAGCTGAAAGCCTGTTGTTGACCGAAGAGGGACGTATTCTTGTTGCCGGTACCTATAGTGAGGAGAAGAAAAACGAGAAGCAAGAGACCGCACTCATGGTGCTTGGTTATGATGAAAACGGCGATTTAGACACCTCCTTTGGTTATGAGGGCGTGACCGTGCCCCTTGATGGCGCTGTGGCCAGTGCCGGCTACGGTATGGCGCTCCGGGATGACGGCAGTATTCTGGTTGCTGGCTCTGTCGGAGAAGACGGGACACGGGATGGGGCGTTGTTCCTCTTTGGTGAGGGCGGGTTGCCGGACAGGACTTTTGGAGATAAGGGGGTTCTGGTTACAAGTGACGAGGGTGATACGGTCTTCTATGATGTCTTAGTGACTGAGGAGATGATTGCGGCGACCGGGGTGACGGTTGGCGAAGACGGGATGCGCGAGGCTCTACTGGTCACCTATGCAAAAGGGGAAGGCGTGAACAGCGAGCAGCTCTTTCAGCAGCAGGTAGCGGGTGTCTCAGCAGATGCAGCGGAGGCAGCTGAAGAAGGTTTGCAAGAGACCGAGCCGGTTGCTCAGATCGTGACCACAGAAGTGGATAATGAAGAAGATTATGCCTTTTCCCTTGCTGCGGCTGATGCAGGCAGTGTGGTTGTGGTCGGTTCCAGCGGTTCCCAGGAGGTCGCCAGTGCTGCGGTCCGTAAGTATACTATCTTTCAGTCAAGTGTTTCTGGAACATCCTGGAAAACAGCCACTGGTAATGCCTCTGTCCTGACCGGTGAGGCCCAGGACGTGACCCGGACAACAGCTCTCATTCCGGGCGAGGTTCTTGCCGGGCTGGGCACGGTGACGGAGCGGGGGGTGGTGTTCAGTATTGATCCTCTTCCTGTTTTGAAAGACGGTGAGAGTACTACCGATGATACGGCGGACGACACGACGGATGATACCACCGACGATACAACAACCGATGATACTACCTCTGCGAGCGATGAAATCGGGCCGAGCATAACCAGCAGCACAGAGAGTTCTTTTTCAACAACAGAGCCGGTTATTTTGGTCGTTTCTACGGATGAGAATGCAACCTGTCGGTACAATGCTCGGTATGACGAGGATTATGGGGAAATGGGGGGCATTCTTTCCTCTTCCTTTGGTACAGGGCATCATCTTGTTTTAGGAACGCTTGCGGAAGGGGAGTATACCTTCTATGTACGTTGTAAGGATGAAGAAGGGAATTTAAGTACCTCAGGAACCCCGGTAATCTTTGAAGTCTCAGCGGATGACACTGGAGCGCCGGTACGTAGTGATCTGTCTCCCAGCGGTACGGTTTCAAGTACTTCTGTCACTCTCAGTTTAAGTACAGATGTTGCTGCAACCTGTAAGTATACAGAGTCTGATTCGAGGATGGATTACAATGATATGAAGAAAGAGTTCGATGCTACGGGTGGAACAATCCATTCAGAGACAGTGTCGAGTCATATTGCCGGGGAATCTTATATATACTATGTACGGTGCAAAAGCATTTCAACAGGAGCTGTAAATACCACCAGTAGTGAAATTTCTTTTACTGTTGATACCACGCCTCCAGATATTACAGATACTACGGATGGTTCGTTTGCCTCAAGTGACTCTGTTGTGCTATCTGTAACGACAGATGAAGAAGCGACATGTAAGTATGACGTTACAGATGATACCTATGACTCTATGACAAACGAGTTTTCCTCAAGTTTAGATGGAATGACACATACTGTGGACTTAGGAATAGGAACTCTGTCAGAAGATACACATACTTATTATGTCCGCTGCCAAGACACAGCAGCAACGCCGAATCAAAACCTAGAGAGTACGGTAATCTCTTTTGAAGTTACTGCTCAACTTAATACTGAAAATTCCACAGACTTCTATGCAGCTCAAGATTTTCCTGCTGCTGATATGCGGAACATTTTCAGTATGAGTCTGGAAACCGTGGGCAACCTGTTCATCAGCACCGCTATCGCCCAAGATGACACGAGCACGACGACGACTACTACCGATAGCAGCACCGACACCACTGACGCAGACACCGAGGATAGCGATTTCTTAGAAGAGGGCAATGTTGAGGAAGGCTCAGGTACCGGCAAGTTCACCGCCAGACTGGAAGACCTCAAGCCCGGCACCTTTTTCTATGCCCGAGCCTATGCCGTGGTTGGTGGCACCACCTATTACGGTAATCAAATCGGTTTCCAGGCCGCAGATTCCTGCTTTGTGGCCACAGCAGCCTATGGTTCTCTCTTTCATCCCGCAGTCCAACTCCTTCGGGATTTCCGGGATCGCTTTATGCTCGACAACCCGGTGAGTCGTTCTTTGGTGCATTTGTATTATCGCTATTCTCCGCCCATTGCCGACGTCATCAGCAGCAACACGATCTTGCGCCCCGTCACCAGGGCTCTGCTGATGCCCATTGTCGGTTCAGCGTGGCTGACCATGCGCTTTGGTTGGTTGTGGTTAATCCTGCCTGCGGCGGCTATGGCTCTGTTGAGCTGGCTCGGAATGCGGAGGATGCAGGTAGTGCGAAAGGAAGAGTTGTAAGGGAGGCTGAGGAAATAAGATCCGTTGTAGGGGGGTGGGGTAATTCATGAATTACCCCTACGATTTACTGCTCTACATAAAAAGCAGCCCGCAATAACTCCTTGGTGTAGGGCTGTTGAGGTTTGCTGAAAATACGGTCGGCCATGCCCTGCTCAACGATTTTTCCGTTTCGCATAACAACCAGCTCATCGGCTAACGAGCGAAGCACCCGCAGGTCATGGGTGATAAAGATATAGGTCATGCCGTAGCGCTTCTGTAATCGTTTGAGCAGATCAATAACCTGGGCCTGGATTGTGGTATCCAGGGCAGAGGTGGGTTCATCAAGGATCAGCAGCTCCGGCTTGAGAATAATTGCCCGGGCAATGGCGATACGCTGGCGTTGACCACCGGAAAATTCATGGGGAAAACGATTCGCCATCTCCGGATCAAGTTCCACTTCCTCAAGGGCCTGCCGGACAAGCAGGCTGCGTTCCGCCTTGCTATGCCCTGAATCATGGACCCTCAGCCCTTCGGCAATAATCTGCTCAACTGTCATCCGGGGTGAGAGCGAAGAAAACGGATCCTGGAAAACAATCTGCATTCGTTTGCGTAGCGGTCGCATCTGGCGATTGCTCAGTTCAGAGAGCCGCACCCCCTCCTCTTTTCCTTTCTCTGTAAAATACTGGACTGACCCCTTAAAGGCTTGAAGCTTGAGCAGGCAAAAGGCCAAGGTGCTCTTGCCAGATCCTGATTCTCCGATAATCCCTAAGGTTGTTCCCTGCCGGACTGTCAGGTCAATATTATCCACCGCCCTGACCACGGTCTTTTTTCGTTTGAATTTCCTTTCCTTGAAAAAGCCTTCCCATGACCTGCTGACCACGAACTCGCATTTGATATCTTTGAGGGTGACAAGTGGTCTCCCCGGAGGAGCGGGTTGATGATGGAAGCGGGGAATGGCGTTGAGAAGTTTGCGGGTGTAGTCCTGCTGGGGATCTTTGAACAAGGCCTCTGTGCTGTTCTGTTCCACGATCCGTCCTTCATGCATGATGGACACGGTATCTGCTGTTTTACGTACCAGCGGGAGATCGTGGGTGATCAGCAGGACAGCCATGTTGAATTCTTTTTGCAGATCCTTGATCAGCTCAAGGATCTGGGCCTGAATGGTCACGTCCAAGGCTGTCGTCGGCTCGTCAGCGATGAGCAGGGCAGGGCGACAGGCCAGGGCCATAGCGATCATCACTCGCTGACGTTGTCCCCCGGATAACTGATGGGAATAGGATTGCAGCCGCTGCTCCGGATCAGGGATTCCGGTTCGTTTGAGCAGATTTATGGCTTCCTGCTCCGCCTCTTCTTTTGTCAGCTGACGGTGGCGTATCAGGGGCTCGGTGAGCTGCTTGCCAATGGTGTAGACCGGGTTGAGCGAGGTCATCGGCTCCTGAAAAATCATGGCGATATTATTGCCCCGTACAGCTTGAATATCTTTCCTGCTCAGTTGGAGCAAATCCTGTCC from Candidatus Electrothrix communis encodes the following:
- a CDS encoding ABC transporter ATP-binding protein codes for the protein MDTLLTLDNFSLTFCSDQEIGGDSRILHDINLHIEQGKTHALVGESGSGKSVTAMSVLRLLEDVSTVHTEGRILFNGQDLLQLSRKDIQAVRGNNIAMIFQEPMTSLNPVYTIGKQLTEPLIRHRQLTKEEAEQEAINLLKRTGIPDPEQRLQSYSHQLSGGQRQRVMIAMALACRPALLIADEPTTALDVTIQAQILELIKDLQKEFNMAVLLITHDLPLVRKTADTVSIMHEGRIVEQNSTEALFKDPQQDYTRKLLNAIPRFHHQPAPPGRPLVTLKDIKCEFVVSRSWEGFFKERKFKRKKTVVRAVDNIDLTVRQGTTLGIIGESGSGKSTLAFCLLKLQAFKGSVQYFTEKGKEEGVRLSELSNRQMRPLRKRMQIVFQDPFSSLSPRMTVEQIIAEGLRVHDSGHSKAERSLLVRQALEEVELDPEMANRFPHEFSGGQRQRIAIARAIILKPELLILDEPTSALDTTIQAQVIDLLKRLQKRYGMTYIFITHDLRVLRSLADELVVMRNGKIVEQGMADRIFSKPQQPYTKELLRAAFYVEQ
- a CDS encoding mechanosensitive ion channel family protein; the encoded protein is MDVSILPQAFTHWFSTTLPDLGQYQFGQRFTVICFYIILSKAADIIISRILLPVATRTSFDVDEHFARFIRRPSVLSVLLLGLLHAALLEPTFPSPWDTVLPNVIKTLILAVWWVSLIREITVMNENNTQWALRKFDKTRFYMLKNISRIILLFIGIIWALIIWEVNLTPLFASAGIVGIAIALAAKDTLANFFGGIALFTDAAYKVGDYIILGTGERGEVTELGIRSTKLKTRDDVMITVPNSIMSTTKIINQSAPEVSFRIRIDINVSYDSNLRTVEKTLLQVAEEHHALEKKPEPRVRVRSFGESSIFLQLLVWVEEPAQRGLQTHHLLKMIHIAFKEKGIEIPFPQRTLHFDRDFETDETDPDPGPNPVADLTRSPEPEPPPDEET
- a CDS encoding Trm112 family protein, which translates into the protein MKKELLEILACPQCKGKIELSKDKKALLCHTCQLSYAVRNGIPIMIIEEAEPLSSKQSA
- a CDS encoding ABC transporter ATP-binding protein, translated to MKNAAVQIRDLSYSYDDIPVLTDVHLDIFPGDSASIVGPNGGGKTTLIKVILGLVSPNQGTVLVYGNQPEQERTRISYVPQHARYDPNFPISVLEVVCMGRIGNSLSGRYTRHDKEVALEALHAVNLAHLTQRSFSALSGGQRQRVLIARALAAEGDILILDEPTASLDNRSEEQLFTLLAELNKNMIILMVTHEIGVSPSFFQRVICVNNQVYVHPTSELTGELLRDMYGGDLRMIRHDHRCGTGGHEHD
- a CDS encoding molybdopterin-binding protein, producing MKKRIPVDQAVGMVLPHDITEIVQGEFKGCAFKKGHILRLEDVEHLRRLGKEHIYALELSEGDIHENEAARLLAAALAGEGVEYSDKVNEGKASLRASYDGLLKIEKEALYRFNLLGEIMCSTLHTDTPVKKGEQVAATRLIPLVGERSLIEEAVAIATSVEPTKAGKKVVRVLPLKKVKAGLVVTGSEVYYGRIEDKFEAVLREKMTELGSEVVRVGFAPDDASRIAEEIRLCLEAGADLIITSGGMSVDPDDVTRTGIREAGAVDTVYGTPVLPGAMFLVGRIGDVPIFGLPACGMFHKITVFDLILPRILTGESIGREQFAAMGHGGLCRNCKHCQYPVCNFGK
- a CDS encoding metal ABC transporter permease, translated to MTELWAALFDPDLPFLRYALITGLLASVSFGIIGTFVVVRRISYIAGAISHCVLAGIGGGLYLQNVVGIPWITPARGALIVSLLAAVILAQVSKNTGQREDSVIGALWAGGMSIGFLFIAITPGYFDPMSYLFGNILLISKEDVYFVIALDLVILSVVGIFYNKLVALCFDEEYTHLRGVHTRWLYLLLLCLTALTIVLLVRIVGIIMVIALLTLPAAIAGNLASGIRQMMVLATVFSALFIVSGLGVSFTFDLPSGSVIILIATACYLLSLGLGVKHLRKQEKTGPSAK
- a CDS encoding delta-60 repeat domain-containing protein, which encodes MSLCPIKCPMKLVALCLLLFSVFTAETFAASLDTGFGDNGKVAVDLGSYGDQANAVLVQPDGKILVGGSTSNTIDLDFMVFRLRADGSFDTEFNIDGTVSTAVGSHDDEVFALALQENGKILAAGYSSNNGSRDFAVARYNIDGSLDRKFGLEGMVVTAVSDSDDEITGIAVQPDGKILMTGTALGDEGRVVVLSRYQSNGTPDHTFADEGFTLSAVGTDARAESLLLTEEGRILVAGTYSEEKKNEKQETALMVLGYDENGDLDTSFGYEGVTVPLDGAVASAGYGMALRDDGSILVAGSVGEDGTRDGALFLFGEGGLPDRTFGDKGVLVTSDEGDTVFYDVLVTEEMIAATGVTVGEDGMREALLVTYAKGEGVNSEQLFQQQVAGVSADAAEAAEEGLQETEPVAQIVTTEVDNEEDYAFSLAAADAGSVVVVGSSGSQEVASAAVRKYTIFQSSVSGTSWKTATGNASVLTGEAQDVTRTTALIPGEVLAGLGTVTERGVVFSIDPLPVLKDGESTTDDTADDTTDDTTDDTTTDDTTSASDEIGPSITSSTESSFSTTEPVILVVSTDENATCRYNARYDEDYGEMGGILSSSFGTGHHLVLGTLAEGEYTFYVRCKDEEGNLSTSGTPVIFEVSADDTGAPVRSDLSPSGTVSSTSVTLSLSTDVAATCKYTESDSRMDYNDMKKEFDATGGTIHSETVSSHIAGESYIYYVRCKSISTGAVNTTSSEISFTVDTTPPDITDTTDGSFASSDSVVLSVTTDEEATCKYDVTDDTYDSMTNEFSSSLDGMTHTVDLGIGTLSEDTHTYYVRCQDTAATPNQNLESTVISFEVTAQLNTENSTDFYAAQDFPAADMRNIFSMSLETVGNLFISTAIAQDDTSTTTTTTDSSTDTTDADTEDSDFLEEGNVEEGSGTGKFTARLEDLKPGTFFYARAYAVVGGTTYYGNQIGFQAADSCFVATAAYGSLFHPAVQLLRDFRDRFMLDNPVSRSLVHLYYRYSPPIADVISSNTILRPVTRALLMPIVGSAWLTMRFGWLWLILPAAAMALLSWLGMRRMQVVRKEEL
- a CDS encoding zinc ABC transporter substrate-binding protein, which translates into the protein MQAKARTFFFLSCFFLLSTAMLPANLPAKTVPLPVFVSIGPQKWIVEQLGGDFVSTQVLLDKGQEPHTYQPSPEKMTALFRSRLYFTVGMPFEQEIARKINSHKNKDTVLRLIDVTTGIKKIPMVAHHHEADHEKHDRHGHEETEQPQEHADPHLWLDPRNVEKMASAMTEALTTADPKHAAAYQQNLQALKERLTLLHQELGQQLAPFQGATFFVFHPAFGYFAHAYGLHQEAVEIEGKAPSPKQLYALVKKAKADKVKILFVQPQFDRRNAQTVAQAIKGTLAGLDPLAEDIEQNLRQMAKAIQTALVPR